The following is a genomic window from Branchiostoma lanceolatum isolate klBraLanc5 chromosome 10, klBraLanc5.hap2, whole genome shotgun sequence.
ATCACCGCAAACAGAGATGGAAAAGAGACAACGCGACACTCAACAATGTTCAAGAAGATACCAGCATCCATCcctgaagacaacaaaacggaAGCACCCATCcctgaagacaacaaaacggaAGATCCCGCGGAACAACGTCCAGAGCAGCACCTGACAACTAAGACGACCAGCGATTACGTGACCAGATCGGGGAGAACCGTCAAACCACCCGAAAGACTGAATCTGTAACACACGCGTTAATGATTGCATGGAAAACGGACTGAACGAACTGGAACAATATTATTAGTCTTGCATGcataagcaacaaaaaaaaaagggaTGTCTAACACCTCACTAATTTATACTAACTTTTGAGACAACGTATTTACGTAAGAAGCAAGCTGAACCACGATCATCGGACTTAAGGACACTGAACAAAGATGGACTTTAAAATCTAGTAGGGGAGGAATGTTGTGAAGTGATGTACCACACatcaatatataatgtacagtCCCCTGATGTAACCCCTAACCCGGCTACCTGATACTAACACATGGTTATGATTAAACTCAGTCTACATCCTACACTCGACCGAGTCAGCCGTCCTTTCTTGAAGCTCgtacaaaacataacatgtatagcgtctgtcttctctgtcacgaccagtggaagattagctcacaTGTTCAttaagttcatttgagctaaactggttcgaggttcagctaaactggttcgagctAAACTGgctcgagatcactttcctttcctttacttGTTCGCTTGCCATCCCGCAGGGCGTGTTGTCTGTGGGCGGGGTGGATCTGGAGGACCTGAGGTTCAATTGGTACACAGTTCCGCAGAAGGAGCTCCGAGAGAGGAAGTCAATCATAGACCCTATCAGgtcagtgacgtcatcatcataTTTCCCGCGTTTTTATCATCATCCTCGTCAGTAGAGACAATTCTACCTTTTGCATTTGTCTTGATATAGATAAAAAGAATCAAATTTACACTTCTTTGGCGTCTCCAATTTTGATTCCCATCTCGTCGTTTTCTTTATACGTTTTATCTTACTAATACCtaccttttttggcgacgccttaggggcgagcctaatggtattatatagtattgtgtgcagtttgcaagaattctagaaattgcataggaatttgtccacaggcatttgtattctctggtatgtttggatgttagccCCCATGACCTCAGGTATTGGAATGGTGGAACGTGGGTCATCCATGCCCCTTCTGGTATTCCATTGGTATGTAGGTCATCTAGGCCCCCTGGGTACTACACTGGCATGTTGTCAAAGTAGGTCATCCAGGCAGCTGGGGTCAAAGTCCAAAGCAGGAGGTTACATTCCAACCCTTTGGGGCAAAGTCCACGGCAGGAAGTTACATTCCAACCTGTTGCTAGTGTTGGAAAttcctgacagacagacagacgggcACACTCACACGAACACACAAACCACAATAAAAGAATACATGCTACCATAGACATCTTGTTTGGAAATCCAGTATGAACAACACCAATTTACAGTGCCATAGACATATTACATTAACACATCACCCACAAGAACACtgtgaccgttgccatggcaatgtctgtttttccattgccaatcttgtttctaTAATTTCTCTTACAGTTGACATTATCAGTCTCCCTAAACTTATTAACTGTAGTAGTACATCGTTGTTTCTGTTTCTTACTTGTTGCAAATGTATATTCTCAGGTCACCTACCATGGCGGGCGGAGTCTTCTCCATCCACAAGAAGTACTTTGAATATCTGGGCGGGTACGACGACGGGATGGAGATCTGGGGAGGAGAGAACATCGAAATGTCCTTCCGGGTAGCGTGgcgtgaaaaaaaaattaaatttgcTTTGCCCATCTTGTTTAGCATAAGATCTTGTCACGACATGTCATTAGGAAAACAAGAGTAAACTTGTAGATGGCCTTGTAGCTAgctatttttttatttctaaattTTCTAATGCTTTGCTTATGGTGGTAACATACTTAAATCTTGATTGTGGATTGACCTTAATTCCGATTCTATGTTCACAACAGAGCAAACAGTTCGCATTGATGCCAATGTGCATTAAAAACATCTTACCTTGACTATATCTCAGAATGTGGAGATATATGAGATGGATGgaaatatataaacaaaattcTATGTGATCTTCTTCATATTGATCTTGATAGGATACTAAATAAGGTACGTCAATGTTTCGTTTAGATAGGTTACTACTGTATTCCTGTAGTTCACTTCTTATAGCAGTTTCCTCAGCTTTTGTAGATGTGATGTATCGACACTTAgcattttagcaaaaaaattaaatagatagatagatagacaacTACTACTGACAAAGCTTACTTCTAGATCTGGCAGTGCGGTGGTACTATCGAGTTGGTGCCATGTTCTCATGTGGGTCACGTGTTCAGAGTGACGTCACCGTACGGAGCCCCTGTCGACAAGTGGGTGAAAAACAACAAGAGAATGGCGGAGGTCTGGATGGACGAATTCAGGAACGTCATCTACCGGAGGCACCCAAACTACAAGGAGGTTCAGTACATTTAGTACATTGTTTTTACTGTATTTTGTACGGAAAGAAAAGTCTAGTAGCTCAATGAAGTGTGGCAAATTTTATGGTGGTACAGGTACTCAAGTCATGTTTAGAATTCGGGGAGGCTGTTTTCCTTTACAACTATAAATGTGTGTGAAAttaaacatttgttttttttcaaccacttttcagacaatttactcgcacacatacacatacacacacacacacacatacacaagcacCGTGACAAACACACAtttacacagacacacaaacactcatgcgcctacacacacacacacacacacacacacacacacacacacacacatacacaaacacacgcaaacacatagacatacacacacgcacgtaaACAAGCACAGACcgtgacacacatacacagaaacacatatatatatacacacacacacacacatacacacacacacacgcacgcaaacaagCACAGACcgtgacacacatacacagaaacacatatatacacacaaatgCACTCCCACTCGCAGCTATATACTGGCTACCCTTTATTTCCAACCCCCCCACCAGGTTGATGCAGGAGATGTAACCCGGCGGAAAGTCCTCCGCAGGGCGCTGCACTGTCATGACTTCCGCTGGTACCTGCAGAACGTGTACCCGAACCTGTACGTGCCTGATGTGCGGCCGGTCGCGTATGGACAGGTACGTCTGCTAGAAAGTTAATTACTTTTTGATGCCATCATATTACTTTAGACCATAGCCATTAttgcactgtacatgtgttatctATTCAAACAGTTGATTTAGTAAAATCTTTGATATAGAGCTTTATTGCCTAATTTTGTAATTGGCTTTATGATTGGTATTCGTCGGCATAGCAAGATACCTATGTCAAGGTAGAGATTGCAGTCTGGCACAATCGTGAATTCTGCCCGATTTCTTCTATCGCGATCGGAGTCTGTAGATCTTTCTGTGCATGCAAACATTCACTCAAAAGACAGTAAAAACTTTTCAACTTCGgttcatgtcactttagatcaatggattgacttaaaACTCAGAATTCATAATAGGCAGATCACCCTAACACATTACTAGCATCCTGATAGGCAGAGACTCCGATCGCGATCTCTATCTGCAGAATCAGCGATTGAATTCTCTACCCTGATACacagatcccccccccccccatgaaaaaaaactaaaattacATTGACTTGAGAATCGCGCACTCCCACAGATCCAGAATAAGGGGACGGGCAAGTGTCTAGATGCCGTTTCAGCCGGGAAGAAACTATCCGGGCTGTTTGACTGTCACGGGCAAAGAGGGAACCAGGTAAATACCAAGTTCCAAAGTTTTATAAGATCTATTGTGCCACAGTGGTTACATTTAGGGCTGTAGACCTGGAATCTAAAGGTCATGGGTTCTAATCTCTGATAGGTCTCATTGATGTGTCATTAGGAAAGGTTAACATTTTCTTAGTTGACTCAAGTgtatgaaaatgagtacttagctttGGTCAGGGGCGTCCTCTCGGATTTGAAGAGAGCCACGCCTCGAGATCTCACCGCCGTGGTCTatataggtaaatatatcaaagaatgattAGATCTTAAAACTAGTATTGTAAGTGATAGGtcaaactcgacatgttgaattattcatataattGTGCGGAGGTTGATCATtatgtatcccattgtttgttgtttgcatgtatagttgtagaaaaccttacgaaagtcgctgtacttttgttgtgtcaataaggaTTGTTGTTGTATATACATAGTAGAGAGGGCCTGTGTTAGAGGGCAAGCAATGACATACACTTTGTGCTATTGTATCTATTTCATTTCAGTACTGGGAGTTTACCAGGGCTGGAGAGGTGCGTTTCGGTTTGGAGGGGAAACTGTGTCTTCAGACGGATGCATCTTCCACCGACATCATCACCAAGCGATGTGCACACAGGTTCGCCTTCGACCAACCCTCCAAGCAACAGAGATGGGCCCTACGGGTAATGTTTACACTGATTTCTGCATTTGAACTTCACGTTCATGATAGATAGTAACAAAATGTGTTAGATATGAAGTGTATGAAGGCATCATTATGTGTTTATGATGAGATGTCACTACCTATATCACAGTGTTTTTGTCGGCAATGTTTTGTTCGCTTGACAGGTCTGAGTTCGGAAGCGAATCTCTGTTGTCAGTCCTCTCTCTTTTTACTGAGTTCCTATCTCCAATGATTATTGTTTGCATGCAACACCCCCTTCCTCTATAgtctagaggctgcgaccgctaaGCGACCTAACATTTGACAGCTTGCTCATAAGCAAAGGCAAACGaatgttttgagtgtgttttgcTGTCGTTTAAGGTTAAACGTTTTTTTTAACGTGACTGTGTTTATCTTTTGCTTTGATTTTTAAGACTGTATTTTTCTATTCTATCATTTTCTATTCTAtcatttttatcttattttcaatgtttctatgatttatatttttttcattacctAATAGAACACCACCGTACTGTATCATCCGCTGACTGACCAGTGTCTGGAAGGGACCGCGGCTGGTCTGCACATGGCGCCGTGCGAGGATGTGGACAGGCAGAGATGGTTACTACAGAATCTAGAATCAACGCAGACTTAGAGAATCTTAACATAGTCTTCGACTTAAAGTCTTCTAAGATTTATAGTATCCTAAAATAGACGCACAGTTCAACGTAGACTTAGAGTAATATAACGTAGTCGTCGACTTAAAGTATTATACCGTAGACTTATAGTATCCTTAAAGTATAGTTATAAGTAGGCTTAAAGTATTATAACGTAGTCGACGATATAATTTATTATGACGTAGACTTAAAGTATCCTAACGTAGACTTAAAGATCAACGTAGACTTTAAGTGTTATAACGTAGTCGTCGACTTAAAGTATCATAACGTAGATTTATAGTTTCCTGTTCAACGTAGAATTAAAGTATTATAGCGTAGATCTATAGTATCCTACTGTAGACTTAAAGTTTAACGTAGActtaaagtgtttttttaactATAAAAGGATCGATCAAGAGTACATATTTAGAAATAAGTTTGAAGATGCTATTGTACTGATGTTTTCTGTGTTTACCAATGAAGCTTAAGCTTAAGACATGGTTTTAGACTTTTTAGGCTCAAAGGCACTTAACATCATGATAGTTTTACGTAGATATTATACCTGCATGTATACGTCTTTCGAGTGTAACAGGCAATAAACTAATTTTGATTGTGACATATTCCGAATTTGATCAAAAACATCTTTATATCATTAGACGTACGGaatgtatgattatacataCCACATTGTGCTACACATTCCACAGATTAGATTCTATTCTAGTTGAATCCGCCGTGAATACAATCACTTAGCGTACCTGAATGAAAGCTATTGACCCACTCGGTCGAGAAATAAAGTGTTATTTTATTCAGTTGAAGGCTCTGGAACGGTTTGGGGGTACGGGTACTTATGGAGGGGGTGGTCgctgtgtttgttgttgtgttttgggCTTTTCGGCTTTAGCTCCTCAAAGGGCAGGGGCGCTACTCCTGGCGCTCCCTTCCTCAATGTAATATTGACCGGTTcgattgccctgaggaaggcaACAGATGGACTACCGATACGTTGCAAAGTCGATACCTtgcttgttgttttttcaaccaTTAGAATTGAAATATTAGCTGATCAAGCAGGTTATGGTTTCTGTCGCGTAACAATGTTACTGTTACCTATGGGGTTACACTAGATGTTATGAAGGGTTTGCGAGATCATTACCTCTGGGAAggaggtcagtaacctccgaaAGGGGCACTGTTTTTGTCTATAACTCAAAATCCTTTCGATGAAATTGTTTGAATTTCAGCATGTGTGGGTGGTTATTGAGGTCCCGATGAAACATGTTAATTTGGGGCACTGTAGCAGTGTTAAAAGTTTTGGAAAATTATAGATCGACATCGCCATCTTAAAGGTAATGTGGTGCAGCCCATTAAATCAGCTGTCGTTTGCCTAATGACGGCCTGTATTGTATAAGCTTGGACTTCCCAGCTACTTTCCATGCAAAGGTTAGCCTCCGGCTTGCTACTCTGCCGTTGTCACTGCCTAGTGTCATAATGATAAACAACTACCTTCACATAAGGACATACACGGAAACAGGTTTTGAAGAGATTTTAATTCCTGGTAAAGAGGATAccaaacaccttagcccacaACGCAAACACCATGGTTacttatcatggaagctcatctgtgttggtagtaatcataatacagtgctaaactttcttccaacactaaggtattcacgaaTTGAATTTTCGACGAaaactgtcgccttcttcatgataagaagaagaagaaggcgacagtggtcgtcgaaaattcgatccgtgaataccttagtgttggaagaaagtttagcactgtattaacATGATTACTTCACAGAGGTTGGTGTCCGACTCTGCTTGTTACTTCGAGTGCTGATGGTCGACGGCAGAGTAGGAAGCAGAGAAGCCCATCCGCACAACATCCTCGTCCGTCACGAAGCGGATAGTCATGGTGTTGGAGGAGGAGGTGATGGGAGCCGGGATCCTGTCGCCGCATCCCTTCAGCAGCTGAGGAGCGCTCGTGCTGGGGCCGTCATAAACAGACACGGAGTCGAACCTGGTAGTTCGATAAAACAGtaattgataataataatagtctttattgcatattcctgcccagatggactaaatgtaatctccaagcagatccaacggttgcaaagaccgtatccaactggaagaggAAATTTTTTATTCGGTTGTAATAAAAACTTCCTttgtctttgcaaccgttggatctgcttggagattaggctaAATGCAGAGATGATCACACGTGGTCTAGAGGAAACAAATTGTAAAACATGAGAAACTAAAAAGAAATGACACTTTCTAACATGACATAAAGTAGAGAACAAACAAGACTATGGACTATTCTTAATTTAACGTTAAACACATAATTATTTCTTCGCTCTTTTTGGAAACAATTAATATGTTACAGAAGCACAGAAACAACGAAGCAGTATCTGACACGACATTTTGGGCACCAGCATATAGGAGAAGGAACGTTGTGGTACCAcctcttattaccttcgccaagaagattatgtttttgatagcgcttgtgtgtgtgtctgtatgtatgtgtgcggatgaacagcataactcaagaatctatGGATGGATCgtcttgatatttagtttgtaggtaggtcttgataaaacctggatatgattagattttggccctcCATTTCttgagaagatgatcaactgatggAGAAGGTCGGAAGGTCATGGCTGACTATgtttgacaggggcttaactcccaaccatggtctggagaatgTCGAGAGGCCATATGGTCGGTAATGTGTGATTTTAGTGCTTTAACGAATGAACACTCGCCTGCACGCATCGTCCAGTTCGATGTCGAACACGGTGAAGACCAGGTGGACGAACTTGCCGGCGGTGACAGTGACGGTCCAGGTGCAGTCCTGGTCGTTGGTGTAGTGCAGCACGTCGATCCGGCCGGAATCCTGCTGGAGGTTCTCGCTGGCACAATCCACCTTGGGCGCTGAAGAGCAGATAATGCATTTACTTTATATACCTTTACAATGGTCAAATATGGGCACAAAATTTCCAAACTCTTTTAGATTTCGAATTATGTTCTATCATGTTCGAAGTGACGTACTCGAATAGATCGTGCGTTCGGACGTTCGCTACGCGACACACCGACTTTCGCCGCGCGCGCGAAACGCCGACTTTTGCTGTGCGACACACCGCACATCGCAAAAGTCGGTGTGTCGCGCAGCAAACGTCGTTTTTTCACGCTTTGCACCTGCCGGCCACGGTAAATGTGACTTACGGCAGTGCGCCCCCTGTTCGTCACTTCCGTCGGCGCAGTCGTCCTCCGCGTCGCACACCCAGCTGGGCCGGAGGCAGCCGCTGCCGTCAGCACACATGAACTGATCGTCACGGCAGACGCCTGGATTACGGGGATAGATACATTGTAGTAAATTTACAATGTCTTCGGTATTACATGTAGAGGCCACCCGGATCAGCTatagatttttattttattgcGATTTACCTTTAGCTTTGAAGAAGCTACCCTTCCTGtggtaaagaaaaacaacgatACAAAACAATAGTATGAACGCATTACGCATATCCGTTTATCTTGGGACATTTAATTCAATAGGCCCATTCACGGATCCAACTGCGCAtgacgaggtcaaaggtgaaggccgcTGAGGCAGGAACAAAACAAGTCTAGACATTATCATGCAAACCGAAcaacggaggccatatacatctgGACATAGGTAAGAACTGTTAACACGTCAGGGGCCTTCCCCTTTAACCTTGCGCATGCGCACTTGGCATTGTGATCTTTCTTCTTGGAAAAACATACCTATCGCGTTACAATTCTGCTCGTCGCTACTGTCTCCACAGTCGTTATCACCGTCACAGATCCAGGAGTCCGGCACGCACGTGTTACCGTGAGCACAGGTGAAGTCCCCGGCACTACAGATTGGGCCTggaacatgtatacatgtaacgttagggaTGGCTGGTAAAAATGTAAAGGTAAAGTAGTCATCCTCAACTTAGGTGAGACATGGtgcttttcaagtagctagtataTCGCTGCAGGGCGGCTTCGCTTCGGCTCGCGTTTTTAACCATGCACACCGGGTCTCTCCTACTCTTCCCGATACGCGTGCGGGTTTAACGACTTTACgccaccatccgaaatgactaATACAGCCCATTGACTCTGTGGCCCGAACGTGGTTTGAAACTCCGCCCTCtagatccacggaatttgatctcGAAACGGAAAATGTATAATCAAAACAGTGCTTTCTACCAGAAAATGACGACAATGATTTCAAATTCAGCGAACAGTGATTTGAAAACGAAAGTcctgagcataatttgtgtaacgCTATATGTCTTGATTATGCAcctttatttttcgttttcgcaaaaaGCCCAGCCGggtcccggtttggaaatgtaacCCTAGCATAACTAATGcgtcggtcccatttccaatccggggcccggccgggatgtttgcgaaaaaaaaaatgataataatacagacgaagccacttaattgcacctcggataaacgcacctttcCGTATCAAGATAATAcgcaatatatggttaggagtacatgtaatttttaacgttttgtgtcttctgTTGCCTTTTATATCAGTATTTTTCG
Proteins encoded in this region:
- the LOC136444050 gene encoding low-density lipoprotein receptor-like, whose amino-acid sequence is MLWMLLLFVGASAQCGPQQFQCDDGACFPASYECDDEADCSQGEDEATANCPDGPICSAGDFTCAHGNTCVPDSWICDGDNDCGDSSDEQNCNAIGVCRDDQFMCADGSGCLRPSWVCDAEDDCADGSDEQGAHCPPKVDCASENLQQDSGRIDVLHYTNDQDCTWTVTVTAGKFVHLVFTVFDIELDDACRFDSVSVYDGPSTSAPQLLKGCGDRIPAPITSSSNTMTIRFVTDEDVVRMGFSASYSAVDHQHSK